Proteins from a single region of Eremothecium gossypii ATCC 10895 chromosome VI, complete sequence:
- a CDS encoding uncharacterized protein (Syntenic homolog of Saccharomyces cerevisiae YOR302W), which translates to MCKHSISQYTCSDYISDHIWKAKSH; encoded by the coding sequence ATGTGCAAGCACTCTATCTCCCAATACACTTGCTCTGACTACATTTCTGACCACATCTGGAAGGCCAAATCGCATTAA
- the CPA1 gene encoding carbamoyl-phosphate synthase (glutamine-hydrolyzing) CPA1 (Syntenic homolog of Saccharomyces cerevisiae YOR303W (CPA1)) has translation MTSDEAKKARFCLHGGPSYEGYSFGAPVSVGGEVVFTTSLVGYPDSMTDPSYKGQILVFTQPLIGNYGVPDGSVRDQYGLLKYMESSKVHVSAIVVAEYAWEYSHWTAVQSLGDWCRKEGVAAIGGIDTRAVVQYLRESGSTMGRVDVEGAAASARVVDPSKVNLVAQVSTKSPFYIPGKPSRVNYDVALVDCGVKENILRCLVVRGVNVTVFPYDYDVCSIAHHFDGVFISNGPGDPIHYRNSTVANLRRLLQDPDLQQVPIFGICMGHQLLALAAGASTVKMKYGNRAHNIPALDLSTGQCHITSQNHGYAVDAATLPRDEFVPLFVNLNDKSNEGIIHVSRPIYSTQFHPEGKGGPMDCSFLFDEYVERMRCYRKLFRQEPFIRFPVIGLPKARVL, from the coding sequence ATGACTTCAGACGAGGCAAAAAAGGCACGTTTTTGTTTACATGGCGGGCCAAGTTACGAAGGCTACTCCTTCGGGGCTCCTGTATCTGTCGGCGGCGAGGTGGTGTTCACTACCTCCCTCGTGGGCTATCCCGATTCGATGACAGATCCGTCATACAAGGGCCAGATATTGGTGTTCACCCAACCGCTTATTGGCAACTATGGCGTTCCAGATGGGTCAGTTAGGGACCAATACGGGCTGTTGAAGTACATGGAATCCAGCAAAGTCCACGTATCGGCAATTGTCGTCGCGGAGTATGCGTGGGAATACTCCCATTGGACGGCTGTACAGTCGCTAGGTGACTGGTGCAGGAAAGAGGGAGTTGCCGCCATCGGCGGCATAGATACGCGGGCTGTCGTGCAGTATCTACGTGAGAGTGGCTCTACTATGGGGAGGGTTGATGTCGAGGGTGCAGCTGCGTCTGCTCGCGTAGTCGATCCGTCAAAGGTAAACTTGGTGGCCCAGGTATCGACAAAGTCGCCCTTTTATATACCGGGAAAGCCTTCCAGGGTCAACTACGATGTAGCCCTAGTGGACTGTGGCGTGAAGGAAAATATACTGCGCTGTTTGGTAGTGAGAGGCGTGAACGTGACCGTATTCCCCTATGATTACGACGTCTGTTCAATAGCGCATCATTTTGACGGTGTATTTATTTCGAATGGTCCGGGGGACCCTATCCATTATCGTAATAGCACCGTGGCGAACCTGAGACGTCTATTGCAAGATCCcgacctgcagcaggtACCTATCTTTGGTATTTGTATGGGGCACCAGTTGCTTGCACTTGCTGCAGGTGCTTCAACCGTGAAGATGAAGTATGGGAACAGAGCTCACAATATTCCAGCTCTTGACCTAAGCACCGGTCAGTGCCATATAACTTCTCAGAACCACGGGTATGCGGTGGATGCAGCTACATTGCCCAGGGATGAATTTGTCCCATTGTTTGTTAACCTGAACGACAAGTCCAACGAAGGAATTATACATGTTTCGAGACCGATATACTCCACGCAGTTCCACCCTGAAGGAAAAGGGGGGCCGATGGATTGTTCGTTTTTGTTCGATGAATATGTTGAACGTATGCGGTGCTACCGGAAATTGTTCAGACAGGAACCATTTATACGGTTTCCTGTCATTGGTCTGCCAAAAGCCAGGGTTTTATGA
- a CDS encoding AFR535Cp (NOHBY649; No homolog in Saccharomyces cerevisiae) — protein sequence MNFYSGSFTLTYFEALIDPRPICKPTRYIHAFEDESDSWISRNCSCDRLDIFLDRGESAHFRNLALSRSHLDYLNERPIQFIAVRLVARGQVPLNIVTAKGWRKLVTNYELKDIASMSDLTREIGDVFFYSEESLVLNTQQTTYICVLVDVYTPAKDGPTYLCMFASFVPQLMVGRNSGEFYTAWLNDSWKADNLQLIAFIPLTNPYNRTEKTNIFHETMEKYHLDKSVLCFIVNSVDMPLTSDDLAPYCCDELPKVGLINSANMVVDVLSFVMFRHALSEPVINTVLKQLVSWHGTIKCQNKDLDLESESKTLPLSVVADAPINPPGLVYEFSDFAAFLETEEGYMAWCHWAFDRKYMFESDSLSLTVNCTDMEWLAYEYFIRVSNPLAALFRAFNEKDSAGLTSHFILYESMENFYSALRLFWETGLAERINGIDYSFLNPPTALDTAAKDAVLRCIMSTENIFHHYSDAFFTNPLPWTAITLNPTKKFSYIERMFPDHADIYKDLVFSYLTFYVNHEDVKGEANYVADTEFVAYLTRPPLAQVKVGAKENIVKYWFDRKELWPELSVLAVSMVYLRWSCTSALAELGDIISALRKTNGSRLRYPNFERLVKIRHHLIKFGMADNYTYK from the coding sequence TAGCGTTGTCTCGCAGCCATCTGGATTACCTTAATGAAAGACCGATACAGTTCATTGCAGTTAGACTTGTTGCGCGTGGACAAGTCCCACTGAATATTGTAACAGCAAAGGGCTGGAGGAAACTGGTTACCAATTATGAGTTGAAGGACATTGCTTCGATGAGCGATCTAACGCGGGAGATTGGCGATGTCTTCTTCTACAGCGAAGAAAGCCTGGTGCTTAATACGCAGCAGACGACTTATATATGCGTGTTGGTCGATGTATATACGCCAGCCAAGGACGGGCCTACTTATCTATGCATGTTCGCAAGCTTTGTGCCCCAGTTGATGGTTGGGCGTAATTCAGGTGAGTTCTATACTGCATGGCTGAATGACTCCTGGAAGGCTGATAATCTACAATTGATAGCATTCATTCCTCTAACCAACCCGTATAATCGCACCGAGAAGACTAATATATTTCACGAAACTATGGAAAAGTATCATCTAGATAAGAGCGTTTTGTGTTTCATTGTCAATAGCGTTGATATGCCACTCACCAGTGATGATCTTGCACCGTATTGTTGCGACGAATTACCAAAGGTAGGATTGATTAATTCTGCAAATATGGTTGTTGATGTACTGTCGTTTGTTATGTTCAGACATGCATTAAGTGAGCCAGTGATAAACACTGTGCTCAAACAACTTGTCTCCTGGCATGGGACTATTAAGTGTCAAAATAAGGATTTGGATTTGGAATCAGAAAGTAAAACTTTACCACTTTCTGTTGTTGCAGATGCCCCCATCAATCCTCCAGGCCTCGTGTACGAGTTTTCAGATTTTGCCGCTTTCTTAGAAACCGAAGAGGGCTATATGGCCTGGTGTCATTGGGCTTTTGACAGGAAGTATATGTTTGAAAGTGATAGTCTCAGTCTGACTGTGAACTGCACGGACATGGAATGGCTTGCGTATGAATACTTTATAAGAGTATCAAATCCCCTGGCGGCTCTGTTCAGGGCATTCAACGAGAAGGATAGTGCTGGTCTCACCTCTCACTTCATCCTCTATGAATCAATGGAGAATTTCTATTCGGCATTGAGGTTGTTCTGGGAAACGGGTCTAGCTGAAAGAATCAATGGGATAGATTATTCATTCTTAAACCCGCCCACCGCCCTGGATACTGCTGCAAAGGATGCTGTGCTCAGGTGTATCATGTCTACCGAAAATATCTTTCATCACTATTCTGATGCTTTCTTTACTAACCCACTCCCTTGGACAGCCATCACTCTAAATCCAACCAAAAAATTCAGTTATATAGAACGGATGTTCCCTGACCACGCCGATATCTATAAGGATCTGGTCTTTTCTTACCTTACATTCTATGTTAATCACGAAGATGTAAAGGGTGAAGCTAACTATGTTGCAGATACGGAATTCGTAGCCTACTTAACGAGACCCCCATTGGCGCAGGTTAAAGTGGGCGCTAAGGAAAATATAGTAAAGTATTGGTTTGACAGGAAGGAACTCTGGCCGGAACTCTCCGTCTTGGCCGTATCTATGGTTTATCTAAGATGGAGCTGTACCAGTGCACTAGCCGAACTCGGTGACATTATAAGTGCACTCCGCAAGACTAACGGAAGCCGTCTTAGGTATCCGAATTTTGAAAGGTTGGTAAAGATCCGCCATCACCTTATCAAGTTTGGAATGGCAGATAACTACACGTATAAATGA